From Solanum stenotomum isolate F172 chromosome 2, ASM1918654v1, whole genome shotgun sequence:
TCAAGAATCCTAAGTACTTCTCACTAAACGTTGTCCAGATCAATCGAGATCCTGTATCTAGTGAGATGCTGAAGATGAGGCAACAACTAGAGTTTTTGCAGGCAGAACTCTGCGCCCGTGGTGGAGGTGCTTCCTCTGATGAAATTCAGGTAACTTTTTGTTGTGCTTTGGGTGTAGATGTCACCTTTTTAAACATTAAATCAAGCTGTGGATAGTCTTTGATCTTCACTAAATGACAATGAGGTTTAATTGGAAATTTCTCGTGTAGGTACTCAAGGATAGGATTTCATGGCTTGAAGCTAATAATGAGGAGCTAAGCCGAGAATTGCATGAGTACCGCAGAAGAGGCTCTGGCACTGAGCAGTGTGGGGCAGAAGTGAAGGTATATATTGAGCTCCCCACATTCATTGAACCCATTTTAGGAAAGAGGATTTAGCATGCCTCCAGGGCTTTAGTCTAGTGGTAAGAGTTCAGCTTGTGATGTGTGGGTAGGCGCACATCATGGTCGAACCCTATGGCAAATAAAACCTTGGTAATTGGTATTTAATTTGAGAAGGTGGGGGAGGGGGCACTGGTCAGCGGAGATTTCTTGGttatatgaaaaaaagaagacaaacgGTATTCTAACTTAGTTGCATAACAGAATCTTCATCTTGATTTCAGGCTACTGGTGTCTTTTCAGTAAAAAGCGAAGGTCTCAAAAGGGGTTTGCAAAGTATAGAATCATCTGACTATCCAATGAGTGAAAATGGTATGCCATTCTCAACTTTTGGTACTTTTCAGTGAGGTTTATATCCCGATTAGTATGTTTCGGACTGGGATGTTTTCTGGATAAGAAAGCCATTTTCATTGTCTTTAAGAATTAAAAACCTTAATATCTAAGCAGTTCAATATTCTGATTTGGAGCCAGTCTCTGTACTGCCAGGTAATTCAGGAGATATGGATGACGAATCAGCAAAAGAGTGGGAACATACCCTCCTGCAAGATTCAATGGACAAAGAATTGAACGAATTAAATAGGCGCTTAGAGCAGAAGGAGGTAAGGCAGACTCTTGCACTTAATggttttgtctttttttttttatgtaataaacTCATATTTAGATGTTTGTTATTTGGTGTACTTGCAGTTAATTGTGAATATAgttaatcaaaaatattaattgtgAATATGGAATTTAAACATGGGATAGCACTCTTGGTTGTGAATTTCTGTTAGATGATAACCTTCTCTGGTTGCTCGTTTTCCTGTCTTTGATCCATGTGATGATTTGATGTATATATCTGTGTATCAATTCAGTCTGAAATGAAACTTTATGGAGGCTCTGATAATACCATGGCTCTGAAGCAACATTTTGGAAAGAAACTTTTGGAActtgaagaggagaaaagagcgGTGCAGGTAATAAAAAGCAATGAAAATACTATCACACATTGTCATCTGAGCTTGTCAAACTGATGTTCCCTGCTTTGAACTGAACTTTTGATGCAGCTAGAGAGAGATAGATTATTAGCTGAGGTTGAAAACCTTGCCAATAATGATGGACAAGCAATAAAATTGCAAGATACACATTCCCAGAAACTAAAGTCCCTTGAAGCACAGGTCTGCCCAATTGTACCATGTTCATTGTATAGACATGAGTGTCATGGTTAACTCTAATATCTATAACATGTTGCTGACAGATACAAGATCTTAAGAAAAAACAAGAGAACCAGGTTCAGCTTTTAAAGCAAAAACAGAAGAGTGATGACGCAGCAAAGCGCTTGCAAGATGAGATACAATCAATCAAGGCACAGAAGGTTGGTTCCCATTTCTTCTTTGATTAACTTCATTTGCATCACTTATATGCAACTTATATTCTTCCCTTTTATAGGTACAGTTGCAGcataaaattaaacaagaggCTGAACAATTTCGTCAGTGGAAGGCATCACGGGAGAAAGAGTTACTGCAGGTAGTTTCCTGCGATTACTTTTTTCACCAACGGTTCTTCATCTTGTAGTATGGTGGATAGCCATTATCTGAAAGGGATGACGTTCCTGCTATTTCAGTGATACACATGTTTTCATAACAGTCTTCTCTATATGCACAGTACTGATGAGGCAAATGCAGTTCATTCTGACTGAAATTCTACTTTATTTTGTTTACCAACAATAATTTCTTTGGAATGCAGTTGAAGAAGGAAGGAAGAAGAAATGAGTATGAGAGACATAAATTGCTAGCTTTAAATCAACGACAAAAGATGGTGAGCATTTTACGTTCCTCTATGTCCTTGCATTGTCTTTCATTCTTCTCCAACTGTTTTAGTGAAGAGAAACTTGATGTACATTCTAGTTGTGACGCCCAAAAAATCAATCTGTTTTTTAAGTGCTACAATTCTACTTCATGGAATGGATATGTGTAATTGGGCATTTGATTCGATCCTCGAAGAAAAATTCGGCCACTTGAACATCTATTTGTACCAGAGTAGAAGACAGCctgtttctaattttttttaactttgatCACAAGTTCAGAAAAGAACTTGTATTTCTTGAAGACCTAGCTCAATCAAAATGAAGCGTGTATTAGAGAGGAAACAGTACACCTCCTGCCCAATTGTAGCTATTATACCTTTGACAGCTTTTGTTAAATGGGTAACATAAATTGATGGCTTACTAGAATAACGTGTACAAGAGTCAAGCTCGTGCAAGTAGGTGATCACAGTCAATATCTGAATGTTATATGGCATCATGGATTTATTTCAGGTTCTTCAAAGAAAGACAGAGGAGGCTGCAATGGCAACCAAGAGACTAAAAGAATTGCTAGAAGCGCGTAAATCTTCAGGTCGCGAGAACTCAGGTTTGCACTATATTTAGCTTTTATCTGATGCCTTATTTGTGGATTACTGGTGCAATTCTGATTTAAAAAATGCcttatttttgcattttaacTTGTTAAACTTACTAATGTTCTGTTTATCATGCAGTTACTAGCAATGGCCATGTAGCAAATGGACAGGTACCAATCTTGCTCTCTTTTGGACTCTAATGGACTTTGTTTCTGTACCTATTTgatcaaataatttattcaagTATCTTTTGCATTCAGAGCAATGAGAAATCGTTGCAACGTTGGCTTGATCATGAGCTTGAAGTGATGGTGAATGTTCATGAAGTTCGTCATGAGTATGAGAAGCAAAGTCAAGTGTATGTAACAAAATTTGTTTTACCTAAGTTAATCTTCTCTTAATGTGTGCACACTCAACATATTCTGGGTTGCATCTTTAAAATCGTTTCTTTTCATCTCAGACGAGCTGCACTTGGTGAAGAGCTAGCAGTTTTGAAACAAGTTGATGAATTTGCTTCAAAAGGACTGAGTCCTCCAAGGGGTAAAAATGGTTTCTCTAGGTACATATACTGAATGCATCTCTGTTCTATCTGCCAATAATGGATTCAGTATCTCCAAAATGCAGCCTAAGTAGCATTAAAAGAATACATTAAAGTGCTAAAGAAAGTTCAATCTAATGGATTTCTATTTGTGGTTATCTGTTCAGGGCATCTTCAATGTCGCCAAATGCTAGAATGGCACGAATTGCTTCTCTAGAGAATATGTTAGGCATTTCATCCAATTCTCTAGTTGCAATGGCTTCACAACTTTCAGAAGCAGAAGAACGAGAGCGTGCTTTTAGCAATCGTGGGCGTTGGAACCAACTACGCTCGATGGGGGATGCAAAAAGTTTACTCCAATATATGTTCAATTCTCTTGCAGATACAAGGTATTCTACTGATATGTTTTGTATCTTGTAATATGAAGTTTGGTCCGAAACTTCATAAGTAAAGATGGCTAGAATTTGTATGCTCATTTTTCTAGTGCGACTAAAATTATCTTAAACACTAGCTGGAGAGAGATCGTTTGAGCTTAGCAGTGGATTAGGTGTGTACTGCTTGGGTCCAATAGTGAGAGTTAGCCAAAAGATTTTTCGATCTCGGTGAGTTGGGGACATCAAATGGTAATGGAAGTGGGGACATCCCTATGTCCACACAGATGTAAACTTTCACATCATCCCagtcaaaaaaacaaaaaggaggACAGAAGATTTTCTTAAGAACGAGTGTCTAAGATACTCCAGTTTACAACTACCTCATGTGGTACTTGCGATAACGGTTTCCACCTCACAGTTCATAAGAATTCTTGAAGGTTTCTGACATGATGTCTAGCTATTAACTATGAGGAAAATTTGTAGATGCAAAATCTTTAGTTCTGTTTTGTGGCAGTCTTTGGGGTTTTCTTTGCCTTAACTCTCATTATTTCATCCAGATGCCAACTTTGGGAGAAGGAGCTTGAgatcaaggaaatgaaagagCAGATGAAAGAACTCATTGGTCTATTGCGGCAGAGTGAAATTAGGAGAAAGGAAGTTGAGAAGGAGCTTAAGCAAGCTGTTTCAGTTGCATTGTCTTCCCCAGCTTCGGTAGGATCATACTCGcttgtattttcttttgtcCCAAATCATAAATCAAGTGTTTTAGATCTTACTTTAAGGGAAGCATGCAAGGCTTTCAAATAATGCATTGTGAGTTTGCAATACATGGCTGATTGAGACTTTCTGTATGCTATCTGGTTATTTACTTCCCAACTTTAAGTGCTCATGTTCAGATCCTCAGCTGTcaaagttttttctttctttctgttACCATCCTGTAAAAGAACTCTATTTGGTGTTGTTTATGCAAACTCTTTAACTGTCCTTGAGTAATACATCTGTCGACAAAATCAAAATGGATTTATTCTTGATCTTAGTTTCCTTTTTAGAGCTGTTAGTGGTGTCTTgtattttacattttcttacaCTGATGATGTTGTAATGTGAAACAGGGTAACTCTAACAAGCACTTTGTTGACGAAATGAGCGGTCCACCATCTCCAATCCCTGTACCAGCACAAAAA
This genomic window contains:
- the LOC125857131 gene encoding kinesin-like protein KIN-4A isoform X1, translating into METSPGEDCCVKVAVHIRPLIGDEKLQGCKDCVSVVHGKPQVQIGTHSFTFDHVYGSTASPSTAMYQECVAPLVDGLFQGYNATVLAYGQTGSGKTYTMGTGFKDGFQTGLIPHVMNSLFNKIETSKNQAEFQLHVSFIEIHKEEVQDLLDSVSVNKSETANGHNGKVNIPGKPPIQIRESSNGVITLAGSTERSVRTLKEMADCLEQGSLSRATGSTNMNNQSSRSHAIFTITMEQMRKSGSNDGNSNECMTEEYLCAKLHLVDLAGSERAKRTGSDGLRFKEGVHINRGLLALGNVISALGDEKKRKEGVHVPYRDSKLTRLLQDSLGGNSRTVMIACISPADINAEETLNTLKYANRARNIQNKPVINRDPVSSEMLKMRQQLEFLQAELCARGGGASSDEIQVLKDRISWLEANNEELSRELHEYRRRGSGTEQCGAEVKATGVFSVKSEGLKRGLQSIESSDYPMSENVSVLPGNSGDMDDESAKEWEHTLLQDSMDKELNELNRRLEQKESEMKLYGGSDNTMALKQHFGKKLLELEEEKRAVQLERDRLLAEVENLANNDGQAIKLQDTHSQKLKSLEAQIQDLKKKQENQVQLLKQKQKSDDAAKRLQDEIQSIKAQKVQLQHKIKQEAEQFRQWKASREKELLQLKKEGRRNEYERHKLLALNQRQKMVLQRKTEEAAMATKRLKELLEARKSSGRENSVTSNGHVANGQSNEKSLQRWLDHELEVMVNVHEVRHEYEKQSQVRAALGEELAVLKQVDEFASKGLSPPRGKNGFSRASSMSPNARMARIASLENMLGISSNSLVAMASQLSEAEERERAFSNRGRWNQLRSMGDAKSLLQYMFNSLADTRCQLWEKELEIKEMKEQMKELIGLLRQSEIRRKEVEKELKQAVSVALSSPASGNSNKHFVDEMSGPPSPIPVPAQKQLKYSAGIANASVREAAAFMDQTRKMVPLGQLTMKKLTVAGQGGKLWRWKRSHHQWLLQFKWKWQKPWKLSEWIRHSDETIMKSRPRTQALPDIMCRNGR
- the LOC125857131 gene encoding kinesin-like protein KIN-4A isoform X2 — encoded protein: METSPGEDCCVKVAVHIRPLIGDEKLQGCKDCVSVVHGKPQVQIGTHSFTFDHVYGSTASPSTAMYQECVAPLVDGLFQGYNATVLAYGQTGSGKTYTMGTGFKDGFQTGLIPHVMNSLFNKIETSKNQAEFQLHVSFIEIHKEEVQDLLDSVSVNKSETANGHNGKVNIPGKPPIQIRESSNGVITLAGSTERSVRTLKEMADCLEQGSLSRATGSTNMNNQSSRSHAIFTITMEQMRKSGSNDGNSNECMTEEYLCAKLHLVDLAGSERAKRTGSDGLRFKEGVHINRGLLALGNVISALGDEKKRKEGVHVPYRDSKLTRLLQDSLGGNSRTVMIACISPADINAEETLNTLKYANRARNIQNKPVINRDPVSSEMLKMRQQLEFLQAELCARGGGASSDEIQVLKDRISWLEANNEELSRELHEYRRRGSGTEQCGAEVKATGVFSVKSEGLKRGLQSIESSDYPMSENGNSGDMDDESAKEWEHTLLQDSMDKELNELNRRLEQKESEMKLYGGSDNTMALKQHFGKKLLELEEEKRAVQLERDRLLAEVENLANNDGQAIKLQDTHSQKLKSLEAQIQDLKKKQENQVQLLKQKQKSDDAAKRLQDEIQSIKAQKVQLQHKIKQEAEQFRQWKASREKELLQLKKEGRRNEYERHKLLALNQRQKMVLQRKTEEAAMATKRLKELLEARKSSGRENSVTSNGHVANGQSNEKSLQRWLDHELEVMVNVHEVRHEYEKQSQVRAALGEELAVLKQVDEFASKGLSPPRGKNGFSRASSMSPNARMARIASLENMLGISSNSLVAMASQLSEAEERERAFSNRGRWNQLRSMGDAKSLLQYMFNSLADTRCQLWEKELEIKEMKEQMKELIGLLRQSEIRRKEVEKELKQAVSVALSSPASGNSNKHFVDEMSGPPSPIPVPAQKQLKYSAGIANASVREAAAFMDQTRKMVPLGQLTMKKLTVAGQGGKLWRWKRSHHQWLLQFKWKWQKPWKLSEWIRHSDETIMKSRPRTQALPDIMCRNGR